In a genomic window of Gemmatimonadales bacterium:
- a CDS encoding V4R domain-containing protein, giving the protein LVALSPRALHALRERAGAQAMQEAGYAAGEATYRAFTTWLPLAAGVDRPSSLAAPRLAEVLSQFFVALGWGALRVTAAGDAALALDATEWAEAMPDARLQYPSCHFTAGMMADFLGRMADASLAAMEVECRSRGDARCRWLVGAPETLTSLYEHMSQGADYLTVLGAA; this is encoded by the coding sequence CTGGTCGCGCTCTCGCCGCGCGCGCTGCACGCGCTCCGGGAGCGGGCCGGTGCCCAGGCGATGCAGGAAGCCGGCTACGCGGCCGGCGAGGCGACGTACCGCGCCTTCACGACCTGGCTGCCGCTGGCAGCCGGCGTGGATCGTCCGTCCAGCCTCGCCGCCCCACGCCTCGCCGAGGTGCTCTCCCAGTTCTTCGTCGCGCTGGGTTGGGGTGCGCTCCGGGTGACGGCCGCCGGGGACGCGGCGCTGGCCCTCGACGCGACGGAGTGGGCGGAGGCGATGCCGGACGCCCGCCTCCAGTACCCGTCGTGCCACTTCACCGCGGGGATGATGGCGGACTTCCTGGGCCGAATGGCCGATGCCTCGCTCGCGGCCATGGAGGTCGAGTGCCGCTCCCGCGGCGACGCGCGCTGCCGCTGGCTGGTGGGCGCACCGGAGACGCTGACGTCCCTGTACGAGCACATGTCCCAGGGGGCGGACTACTTGACGGTGCTCGGCGCCGCCTGA